The following proteins are encoded in a genomic region of Oncorhynchus kisutch isolate 150728-3 linkage group LG6, Okis_V2, whole genome shotgun sequence:
- the LOC109893559 gene encoding ras-related protein Rab-37 isoform X2 — protein MSTKKASLKDKETKNGTSKYVLERCASVCEYFDIAFKNKVVTVDNAKVKLQIWDTAGQERFRSVTHAYYRDAQALLLLYDITSKSSFDNIRAWLTEIHEYAQKDVVIMLLGNKTDMAGERVIKREEGEKLAKEYGVPFMETSAKTGVNVELAFLAVAKELKHRAAQQPNEPKFQIHDYIASEKQKSGCCGGYM, from the exons ATGTCCACAAAGAAGGCATCGTTGAAGGATAAAGAGACTAAAAACGGAACATCAAAATATGTGTTGGAGAGATGCGCCTCGGTTTGCGAGTATTTTGATATTGCCTTCAAG AATAAAGTTGTGACGGTGGACAACGCGAAGGTCAAACTCCAG ATCTGGGATACTGCAGGACAGGAGAGATTCCGCAGTGTCACGCACGCCTACTACAGAGACGCACAGG ccctcctcCTGCTCTATGACATCACCAGCAAGTCATCCTTTGACAACATCAGG GCCTGGCTGACTGAAATTCATGAGTATGCCCAGAAGGATGTGGTCATCATGTTGCTCGGCAACAAG ACGGACATGGCCGGAGAGAGGGTCATCAAgcgtgaggagggagagaagctGGCCAAG GAATATGGAGTCCCTTTCATGGAGACCAGTGCCAAGACTGGAGTCAACGTAGAGCTGGCCTTCCTGGCTGTAGCAAA GGAGTTGAAGCACAGAGCTGCCCAGCAGCCCAACGAGCCCAAGTTCCAGATCCATGACTACATTGCGTCTGAGAAGCAGAAGTCTGGCTGCTGTGGTGGCTACATGTAG
- the LOC109893559 gene encoding ras-related protein Rab-37 isoform X1, which yields MSTKKASLKDKETKNGTSKYVLERCASVCEYFDIAFKVMLLGDSAVGKTCVLVRFKDGAFLGGNFIATVGIDFRNKVVTVDNAKVKLQIWDTAGQERFRSVTHAYYRDAQALLLLYDITSKSSFDNIRAWLTEIHEYAQKDVVIMLLGNKTDMAGERVIKREEGEKLAKEYGVPFMETSAKTGVNVELAFLAVAKELKHRAAQQPNEPKFQIHDYIASEKQKSGCCGGYM from the exons ATGTCCACAAAGAAGGCATCGTTGAAGGATAAAGAGACTAAAAACGGAACATCAAAATATGTGTTGGAGAGATGCGCCTCGGTTTGCGAGTATTTTGATATTGCCTTCAAG GTGATGCTGCTGGGAGACTCTGCGGTGGGGAAGACGTGTGTGCTGGTGCGCTTTAAAGACGGGGCCTTTTTGGGAGGCAACTTCATAGCCACCGTGGGAATAGACTTTAGG AATAAAGTTGTGACGGTGGACAACGCGAAGGTCAAACTCCAG ATCTGGGATACTGCAGGACAGGAGAGATTCCGCAGTGTCACGCACGCCTACTACAGAGACGCACAGG ccctcctcCTGCTCTATGACATCACCAGCAAGTCATCCTTTGACAACATCAGG GCCTGGCTGACTGAAATTCATGAGTATGCCCAGAAGGATGTGGTCATCATGTTGCTCGGCAACAAG ACGGACATGGCCGGAGAGAGGGTCATCAAgcgtgaggagggagagaagctGGCCAAG GAATATGGAGTCCCTTTCATGGAGACCAGTGCCAAGACTGGAGTCAACGTAGAGCTGGCCTTCCTGGCTGTAGCAAA GGAGTTGAAGCACAGAGCTGCCCAGCAGCCCAACGAGCCCAAGTTCCAGATCCATGACTACATTGCGTCTGAGAAGCAGAAGTCTGGCTGCTGTGGTGGCTACATGTAG